One genomic region from Opisthocomus hoazin isolate bOpiHoa1 chromosome Z, bOpiHoa1.hap1, whole genome shotgun sequence encodes:
- the LRRC70 gene encoding leucine-rich repeat-containing protein 70 → MSEKDKDRDMCGLQSSPPCLGAFLCVLNCFLLLLLLKEALGCPAVCQLCTGRQVSCRNLGLLSIPQNFPKSTILVYLSGNNISRVAPHELRGLQKLAALYMDNSRISYVHPKAFVELPKLCYLHLNNNNIKRLDPGIFEGLSNLHCLYLQNNQIAFVPRGLFSDLLSIRYLTLQRNRLSVLGSGTFFGMISLQTLNLANNKISRISESAFHHLENLAYLFLESNNLTLVPSNAIRRLKNLERLSLSHNPIGSIHPFAFKGLDKLRYLSLKNIKLKCIAVNGFFGLSNLSQLILSYNDLENVNSSTFTLLNNLMYLQLDRNKITSIGDGTFEKMGRSLKILSLAFNNITELQPEVLKPLVSLTHLEVNYNPWNCSCKMLGLLNWLTSSPISVKIHCWNPLSMRGRPLHYIKWPQFANCSSPTTSPEAARNLGSAGAHHSATTLLMAWHKGSRHSPFEQFGEFVNAETEYVAFWEGTTATSANPVPYEENAAEIPSRAATVFSTLPVQVPAQIMPVNRTTEEKGLFPTDAAPVSLKTSLLCAQQVEKLNQAFDILLAFFILACAVILFLTCKIIQFRQKLKALENLGEKRIEYYGFYQPGRYNITDPVQSLTRNSMGHSELDQIRLLKRTASESQAQVILFEHSSL, encoded by the coding sequence ATGAGTGAGAAGGACAAAGACAGGGATATGTGTGGTCTGCAAAGTTCTCCACCCTGCCTGGGGGCATTCCTGTGTGTCCttaattgttttcttctgttgctgctcCTGAAGGAGGCTCTTGGCTGTCCAGCTGTTTGCCAGCTCTGCACAGGGAGACAAGTTAGCTGTCGGAATTTAGGGCTTTTGAGCATCCCGCAGAACTTTCCAAAATCGACAATTCTTGTGTACCTCAGTGGGAATAATATATCGCGTGTTGCTCCGCATGAACTAAGAGGCCTTCAGAAACTTGCTGCACTCTACATGGATAACTCCCGTATTTCATATGTACACCCGAAAGCTTTTGTGGAACTCCCCAAGCTGTGCTACCTGCATCTGAATAACAATAATATTAAACGCCTGGATCCAGGAATCTTTGAAGGCCTTTCCAATCTTCATTGTTTATACCTTCAGAATAATCAAATAGCATTTGTTCCCAGAGGATTATTTAGTGATCTCCTTTCTATTAGATATTTAACACTTCAAAGAAATCGTCTCAGTGTCCTTGGAAGTGGGACTTTCTTTGGAATGATAAGTCTCCAAACACTTAACCTAGCCAATAATAAGATTTCACGGATATCAGAGTCAGCATTTCATCATCTTGAAAACCTTGCATATTTGTTCCTTGAAAGTAACAACTTAACACTCGTGCCATCGAATGCTATCCGAAGGCTCAAAAATCTTGAACGACTTTCTTTGTCTCACAATCCCATTGGATCAATACATCCTTTTGCATTTAAAGGACTTGACAAGCTTAGAtatctgtctttaaaaaatataaagctaAAATGTATTGCTGTAAATGGATTTTTTGGACTAAGCAACCTTAGCCAGTTAATCTTAAGCTATAATGATCTAGAAAATGTAAATTCCAGCACTTTTACTTTATTGAACAATTTAATGTATTTGCAGctagacagaaataaaataaccaGTATTGGTGATGGTACCTTTGAAAAAATGGGAAGGTCACTTAAAATACTCAGTTTAGCATTTAATAATATTACAGAGTTACAACCTGAAGTGCTCAAGCCCTTAGTGTCTTTAACTCATCTAGAGGTAAATTATAATCCTTGGAACTGCAGCTGCAAAATGCTTGGTTTACTAAATTGGCTTACATCGTCTCCTATTTCTGTAAAAATTCATTGTTGGAATCCCCTGAGTATGCGTGGCAGACCTTTGCATTACATTAAGTGGCCGCAGTTTGCAAACTGCAGTAGCCCCACCACCAGCCCAGAAGCAGCCAGGAACCTGGGATCCGCAGGTGCCCATCACAGCGCTACCACTTTGCTGATGGCGTGGCACAAGGGAAGCAGGCACAGCCCCTTTGAACAGTTCGGGGAGTTTGTCAATGCAGAAACGGAATACGTTGCTTTCTGGGAAGGAACTACAGCTACCTCTGCTAACCCGGTGCCCTATGAAGAAAATGCTGCTGAAATTCCATCACGGGCAGCTACAGTATTTTCAACATTACCGGTGCAAGTACCTGCGCAGATTATGCCTGTTAACAGAACCACAGAAGAAAAGGGTTTATTTCCAACAGATGCTGCTCCTGTATCACTaaaaacatccctgctttgtGCACAACAGGTTGAAAAGCTGAATCaggcttttgacattttactAGCCTTTTTTATTCTGGCTTGTGCTGTGATCCTGTTCTTAACCTGTAAAATTATCCAGTTTAGGCAGAAACTAAAGGCGCTGGaaaacttgggggaaaaaagaatagaGTATTATGGTTTTTATCAGCCTGGCAGATACAACATAACTGACCCAGTGCAGTCTCTAACTCGGAATTCAATGGGACATTCGGAGTTGGACCAAATTAGGCTGCTGAAGCGAACAGCATCTGAAAGTCAGGCACAGGTCATTTTGTTCGAACATTCATCATTGTAA